One window from the genome of Deltaproteobacteria bacterium encodes:
- a CDS encoding bifunctional precorrin-2 dehydrogenase/sirohydrochlorin ferrochelatase — translation MNFQSLRDTLHHFHKSTIVSTKGIAVKYYPIYLDITNKRCIVVGGGDVAERKVGRLLEFCAHVAVIGKTLTPALETMKKEGRIDHIDADYDEAFIDDAFLVIGATDRDDVNEKISRDGKEKGILVNIVDDPDKCDFILPSLLRQGDLLIAISTGGKSPALAKKLRHELEKLYGPEYQILLKVMGNLREKLMMKGHSSDENKRLFESVVYSDILHSIKDKNWGQVKKIIYDITGVEIEVDE, via the coding sequence TTGAATTTTCAGAGCCTTCGTGATACCCTGCACCACTTTCATAAGTCCACTATCGTCTCGACCAAAGGAATCGCAGTGAAATACTACCCGATATATCTTGATATCACAAATAAAAGGTGCATCGTCGTGGGTGGAGGCGATGTCGCCGAGAGGAAAGTGGGGCGGCTTCTCGAATTTTGCGCTCATGTGGCCGTCATTGGTAAGACGCTGACGCCCGCTCTTGAAACTATGAAAAAAGAGGGCAGGATTGATCACATCGACGCCGATTACGACGAGGCCTTTATCGATGATGCATTTCTGGTAATCGGCGCCACGGACCGGGATGATGTCAACGAAAAAATCTCACGGGATGGGAAAGAAAAGGGAATTTTGGTCAATATCGTGGATGATCCCGATAAATGTGATTTTATCCTTCCTTCCCTCCTCCGGCAGGGAGACCTTCTGATCGCCATATCTACAGGCGGGAAAAGCCCTGCTTTGGCAAAAAAATTAAGGCATGAATTGGAGAAGCTCTACGGGCCGGAATACCAAATCCTGCTTAAAGTGATGGGTAACCTCAGAGAAAAGTTAATGATGAAGGGACATTCCTCCGACGAGAACAAGCGGTTATTTGAATCGGTCGTATATTCAGACATCCTTCACTCCATAAAAGATAAGAACTGGGGACAGGTAAAAAAGATCATTTATGATATTACCGGCGTGGAAATAGAGGTCGATGAATAA
- the ccsA gene encoding cytochrome c biogenesis protein CcsA → MNNMDILFLKAALVVYFISALGYLGSLYVRRVLAAKVSTWVLFTAFAFHTLFFASRYLETGQTPVISIHETLSFFAWAMAGIYLAFQLKTKTRILGAFVSPVTFLLMIVASAGMGGHVSLPGVLQSNLVPIHVVLAVTGEALFALASCAGAMYLIQEGLIKNKKMSSFIRILPSLTDLDRINHICLLWGFPLLTMGVLVGSIWARTAWGSLWQWDPKQVWTLTAWVAYALLLHQRLAIGWKGRKAAFFSLLVFTILLVSLGVINLFFVTAHSFIMKP, encoded by the coding sequence ATGAATAATATGGATATTCTTTTTTTAAAGGCGGCCCTCGTTGTTTACTTCATAAGCGCCCTTGGATACTTAGGTTCCCTCTATGTCAGAAGGGTTTTGGCAGCCAAAGTGTCCACGTGGGTTCTCTTCACAGCCTTCGCCTTCCACACCCTGTTTTTCGCATCCAGATACCTTGAAACAGGACAGACTCCCGTAATCAGCATCCATGAAACCCTTTCCTTTTTCGCCTGGGCAATGGCAGGTATTTATCTCGCCTTTCAATTGAAAACAAAAACCAGGATACTGGGAGCCTTTGTCTCTCCCGTAACTTTTTTACTCATGATTGTAGCTTCGGCAGGCATGGGAGGACACGTTTCTCTGCCGGGCGTACTCCAGAGTAACCTGGTGCCGATTCACGTTGTCCTTGCGGTGACAGGCGAAGCCCTTTTTGCTTTAGCTTCCTGCGCGGGCGCCATGTACCTGATCCAGGAAGGTTTGATCAAAAATAAAAAGATGAGCAGTTTTATCAGAATACTCCCTTCCCTCACCGATCTGGACAGGATCAATCACATCTGTCTCTTGTGGGGTTTCCCGTTGCTGACCATGGGTGTCCTGGTGGGTTCGATATGGGCCAGAACAGCATGGGGAAGTCTCTGGCAATGGGATCCCAAGCAGGTATGGACATTGACGGCCTGGGTTGCCTATGCACTGCTTCTGCATCAAAGACTCGCCATAGGCTGGAAGGGACGCAAAGCAGCTTTTTTTTCACTCCTGGTCTTTACGATTCTCCTCGTTTCACTCGGCGTCATCAATCTATTCTTTGTAACTGCTCACAGCTTCATTATGAAACCATGA
- the hemA gene encoding glutamyl-tRNA reductase encodes MNIILIGMNHKTAPLEIRERLSIACGDNTRPLVEIMKIPQIKEALYIATCNRVEVLAHAADMEDAVASLKTFVFRHGNLSIEEMARCLYLYFDHEAVRHLFRVASSIDSLVMGEPQILGQVKDAYRTSVEHNATGVILNKIIHHAFRTAKRVRTETGIASNAVSVSFAAVELAKKILGNLKGKTILLIGAGEMSELAAKHLINQGVERIVVANRTHARAVQMANDFHGAAIEFDMLPEKLRDVDIVISSTGAPGYVINAPMIEAALRRRKNRLLFLIDIAVPRDIDPASGEIDNVYLYNIDDLQDIVDGNLKSRKKEAEKAETVIDEEVSKYREWFNTLKVVPTIVSLREKMEGIIRGELVKSGSWMQNLTEEERNSIEILASSIINKVLHDPITGLKEESRDNGALPYIAVIRRLFGLDNT; translated from the coding sequence ATGAATATTATTCTTATCGGCATGAATCACAAAACTGCCCCCCTGGAAATCAGGGAGCGGCTTTCTATAGCCTGCGGGGATAACACCAGGCCGCTCGTAGAAATAATGAAAATCCCGCAGATAAAGGAGGCATTATACATTGCCACCTGCAATCGCGTAGAGGTGCTGGCACATGCAGCAGATATGGAAGACGCTGTAGCGAGCCTGAAAACTTTTGTCTTCCGGCATGGCAACCTGTCTATAGAAGAAATGGCCAGATGCCTTTACCTGTACTTTGATCACGAAGCGGTCCGCCATCTTTTCCGGGTGGCATCCAGTATCGACTCCCTGGTCATGGGAGAACCACAGATCCTGGGACAGGTCAAGGACGCATACCGCACGTCCGTAGAGCATAACGCAACCGGTGTCATACTGAACAAGATCATCCATCACGCATTCCGGACAGCCAAACGGGTCAGAACCGAAACCGGCATTGCAAGTAATGCGGTATCGGTCAGTTTCGCCGCTGTAGAACTGGCGAAGAAGATATTGGGAAATCTTAAAGGAAAGACCATCCTTCTCATCGGCGCCGGGGAGATGTCGGAACTGGCGGCAAAACACCTTATCAATCAGGGGGTGGAAAGGATAGTTGTCGCCAATCGAACGCATGCTCGTGCCGTACAGATGGCCAATGATTTTCATGGGGCAGCCATAGAGTTCGACATGCTCCCGGAAAAACTCCGGGACGTTGATATTGTAATCAGCTCCACAGGAGCACCGGGGTATGTGATCAATGCGCCCATGATCGAAGCAGCCCTCCGAAGGCGCAAGAACCGTCTCCTCTTCCTGATCGACATTGCCGTACCCAGGGATATCGACCCTGCATCAGGTGAAATCGATAACGTATACCTGTACAATATCGACGACCTTCAAGACATCGTGGACGGCAACCTGAAAAGCCGAAAAAAGGAAGCCGAGAAAGCAGAAACGGTCATCGATGAAGAGGTGTCGAAGTATCGGGAATGGTTCAACACGCTCAAAGTCGTACCGACCATCGTTTCCCTCCGGGAAAAAATGGAGGGTATCATCAGAGGGGAGCTTGTAAAATCAGGTTCCTGGATGCAGAATCTGACGGAAGAAGAAAGAAATAGTATAGAAATACTGGCTAGTTCCATTATTAACAAGGTCCTCCACGATCCGATCACCGGCCTGAAGGAGGAGAGCCGGGATAATGGCGCGCTACCTTATATTGCAGTAATCAGGAGGTTGTTTGGGCTGGATAATACATAG